TTCCGCTTTCAAATTAATGAACTTAGGTACTGCGGTAGCAGCCAAAATGCCTAATATGACGATAACAACAATTAACTCGATTAAGGTAAACCCTTTGGAATTCATACTACGTACCTTTAACTGCTTTAATTAAATTACTGTAACGCTAAATTAGCTTAACTTTACCAATAAATACTATGTTGTTAGCTTAATCTAATTGACATAATTAATCTAAAAATATATTCCATTTTTCTATGTGGAAAATTTATTCAGGAAGTATCAATTAATGGCTGACATTTACTTTACTAATCATTAGCGCAAAAAAAAGGAGAGCATAGCTCTCCTTTAAGTATTAGTTAAAACTCTAACAATCAGTAAGTGTTGCTGTAATTACTGGTGGTGTTTCTGAGCCTGCTGCGTTAGCGTAAGATATTGTACAAACATCACCCGTTGCAGTGCCTTTATGGGTAAATACAGATGGAGCGGCATCTGTAAACTCAATGTCTGAATCAGTATCTAGCTCAAGAAGGCTACCAACACCTAAACCGTCAGTGCTGTTAGCAAGTGCCGCAGGGTAACCATGCACCATTGCATAACTTAAAGAACCAATTGTAATTGAGCCTGTAGCTCCCGTTTGGTTACTAACTAGCGCTTTTGCGTGCGCTAAATTAACCGCACTATTAATGCTACCTTGAACACCTTCCATAACTGAACGTCTAGCATCACCGGTTAAATCGATAAATTTTGGCGCAGCTGTTGCAGCAAGAATACCTAAAATTACGATCACAACGACTAATTCTATTAAAGTAAAACCTTTTTGAGCACTAAAATTATTACTTGTTAACTTCTTCATAACGTAAACCTTTATTTTATAAAATTAATTATTGTTAATATAAACAACGACCGAACTATCTGCAGGTTGGTAAGTAAAACTATTACCAGTGGTAGTTGCTGTGCCTGGGTCAGTAAAGTTATTACCGGTTTTATTCAATGTTTCCTTTAAATAAAAGTGACATAGTGTTGTTGCGCCTGTACCTGATTTAGCAGATAAGTAATCTATGCTACTATCACTATTCAACGTTGCTATAGCGTTAGTGATACGAGGTGGTTGTTGAAAAATATTTTGCCAAATATCAATACAGTTGGCTGAAGTAAAGTCACCGCCTAATGTAGCGCCAGTGCCACCACCCGCAACTGAAGATACAACATACCCTGGACGAACACCGGTAGCTTCCGTTGTCAGAACTAATATCGAACCATCATAATCTACCGAATTTTGACTATTTGAATCCTTTGGGCGACCTTCAGCCTCCCATTGTGCTCGGGCTAATGAAACTGCAGTTGCAAAACCACCTGCCATGCCTTCAATGTTAGCTTGCTTTGCTTGATCAGTTAGATCGAGGAACTTAGGAATAGCGGTAACCGCTAAAAAACCTAAAATCACCACAACAATAACTAATTCTATGAGGGTAAAACCTGACTGCTTATTCATAACAACCCCTTAACAATTATATTAATTTGATTCTAACAACGAAATACTAGTGAAGTCACTTACTTAGTCACTTTATTTCACCTTAAAAGTTTAACATAGCAAAATACTCTATGGTCAGAGAAATTCAATATGCCATTTTAACCTCACTAACTTTCCCAATACTTTGATAATAAATGAAATATTCACCACTAGGCAAGCTGTATTGACAGTATTGCACAACTTCATTTTTATGTTCAACCAAAACAGCGCCAATAGGTTGCTTCATATATAATAAAGGTGCTTCCATAACAAATTGCCAAATTTGCTGACATACCAATAGCTCATTTTCTGGCTCTATCCAGCCTTTTTTGTTCATCGGCACCTTTATCATACGACTTCCATCAGGCTGAATATTACTACTCTCAATTATGATGTAATTAGGCTTTTGATCCATGAACCATTGCGCACGAATTCCATTAATTCTGGCTGAAAATACTTGCGCTAACGTTTCAAAACCAGCATGTGTTAACTGCTCTTGTTGTTTAAAAAAATAAAAGATAAAACTCGCCATTAACGAAGCGACTAAAACCACAACAACAAGCGTTTCAGTTAACGACTTCTCACTTTTTTCGGCCACTTGTAGCGATGTCATGATATTTTCCCACAAGAATTAAACATAACTATTTACCTTGAAATGCTGACATCATATTCCACATTGGGCTAAATATACCCAGCGCTAACACAAGTACCATAGCGGCCACAATCGCAATCATGATGGGTTCAATTCTAGCAGTTAATGTACTGAGTTCATAATCAACTTCTCGTTCATAATAATCACCAACTTCTGCTAACAACTCATCTACACGGCCTGTTTCTTCACCAACCGCAATCATTTGCAGTACTAACGGGGTGAATAATGTACTGGTAACCGCTGAGCGCAATAAACTTTCACCACTTTCAATACTGCCTCGCATGGCCATGATTTTTTCTCGCATATAGGTATTATCGACAGCATCAGCAACAAGCGACAATCCTGAGGTCATTGGCACACCTGCCCTTAAGATAATAGCAAAGCTATGAGCAAATCGTGACAAAATAGAGCGTTCTATTACCCCGCCTACAACGGGTAGTTTTAATTTTCTTTTATCCCATAAGTACATACCAGAGGGTGTTCTCAAGTAGTTTCTTAAAGAGAAATAACCAACAACACTAGCAATCAGCATATGAGGCCAATAATCTAGAAAAAAGTTTGAGCTACCAATCAACATTTTTGTCGCCCAAGGTAAATCAGCGCCCAATTTGCTAAACATATTAGCAAAAGTTGGAATAACAAAAATATTCAAAATAACTAAAGCAGCGACTAACGCAATTAAAACAAAACTAGGGTAGCGCAATGCTGTTTTTATGCGTTTACGAGTTTCTTGTTCACGCTCAAAATAGCCTGCAAGCTTTAAAAATGCATCATCAAGGTTACCCGTGTTTTCACCCACATGAACCAAAGAGACAAATAAAGGCGTGAATATTTTCGGGTGTTTATGCAAGGTAGTTGAAAGCGGAAAACCGCCTTCTAACTGTGAAGAAATATCAGTTAATGCTGACTTTAGCTTCACTGAAGTACTCGATTCAGCCATACCTTTAATGGCTCTTAAAATAGGCACACCTGACTTAACTAGAGCATACATTTGTCGACAAAAAACGATTAAATCATCAAGTGTTACTTGATTAAAGCCAAGCAGAGCGTTTAAGTCGATATTTTGAGAAGCCACAGCATCTGTTGCTTTACTGGCGCTTTCAATTGATATTGGAATAATGCGCTTACGAGATAATTGCTCGGCAACCATAGTAGAGTCTGCCGCTTCAATAGTGCCTTTAACTTGGGTACCGCTGGCATCTCGCCCAATATAATTAAATGCTGGCATAATGTTATTGCTTATCCTGTGACGTCAATGGTTTCTACTAACCTAAGTACTTCTTCAACACTGGTAACTCCTAGCTTAGCATAGTCAAATGCTGCTAATGCTAAAGGTCTAAATTCAGGATGTTGTTTAGCGGCTTGAGTGAAAGCCTCGGTATCGTCACGTTTTAAAGCGGCCATCATCGGCTCATTCATTTCTAATAACTCAAAAACACCAATACGGCCTTTATAACCACTGTATTGACATGTTTGACAACCGCGTCCATGACTGAATTCAATTGCTTTAACATCTTCATCAACTAAATTTGATAACCACATCAACTCTTGATCATCAGGTTGATAAACTTGGCGACAGCTATCACACACTTTACGCACCAATCGTTGGGCAATAATTGCTCGCAATGAACTCCCGACTAAGAAACCTGCTGCGCCCATATCTAATAGACGCAAAGCACTGGTAATTGCGTCATTTGTATGTAGCGTTGATAACACTAAGTGACCGGTTAATGCGCCTCGCAAACCTATTTCTACGGTTTCTTTGTCTCGCATTTCACCTACCATCAAAATGTCTGGATCTTGTCGTAAAGCGGTACGTAAAACACTAGAAAAGGTGAGGTTAATTTTACTGTTAATTTGTACCTGATTAACTCGTGGTAAACGATACTCTACAGGGTCTTCAACTGTAATAATTTTCTTAGTTGATTTATTAAGTTCACTTAATGCTGCATATAAGGTGGTTGTTTTACCACTACCGGTAGGACCTGTAACTAACACCATGCCATGTGGGCGTGATATTTGATGACGAATACGTTTCACAAAATGTTCAGGCATACCCGTTTCGTCTAACGACAATAAACCTGCTGACTGATCAAGCAAACGCATAACCACAGACTCACCGTATTGCACGGGCATTGTAGACATACGAACATCAATATTATGACCATTGATTTTCAAGTTAAATCGGCCATCTTGAGGTAAACGTTTCTCAGATATATCTAAACCTGCCATCAGTTTTAAGCGTAAAACCATCGCTGAGGCAATTTTATTCTCTTTTAAAATGTTTTCTTGTAAAACACCATCAATACGTTGTCGAATACGTAAGGCTTTTTCGTCTGGTTCAATGTGAACATCAGATGCACGCATTTGCACAGCATCTTCGAAGACTGATTGTAATAACTTCCCAACCGTTGCATCTCCACCTTCTTCTAGAAAGTTATTTGATAAATCAAAGTCGCTACTTTGATCGTATTCTTCTTCAAGTTGGCTAGCAAAAGATTCGATATCTGCAGTACGACGATATAAACCATCAAAGGCATTAAAAAGCTGCGATTCCATTACAACCGCAAGTTTCAAACGTTTTGGCGCTAACATCTGCTCAAGCTGATCGAGTGCACTTAAATCTGCCGGATCACTCATACCAATAAGTACAGAGTCGCCTTGGTCTTCAATAATAATAGCGCGCAAACGTCGTGCGTGAACTTCAGGTAATAACAAAGCAACTTCAGAAGAAATTCTGCGCTGACTTATATCTAAAAATGGTACATCAAGTTGTTGGGCAAAAAACTCTAACAATTGACGTTCACTAATATGCCCTAACTCAATTAAGGTATCGCCAAGCTTTCTACCACTGGTTTTTTGGCTATTTAACGCCTGCATAAGTTGTTCATTACTAATAATGTGTTCGTGAACAAGTAAATCGCCCAAACGCATTTTTAATTTAGGTGCTGCCATATTATTCTCCTAACTCTATCAGGCGCTGTTGAGCAAACTGCATCGCACTTGTTGATAAATTATTACGTGCTATAGATTGTTTGTATGCATCTCTTGCAGGTACAAACTTTCCAAGACTATCTAATGAAACTGCTACACCTAACCACCATCGACCAACGTCTGGTTGCAGTGATATCAGTTGGCGATATGCAAAAATGGCATCTTCGTGTTCGTTTAACTCTGCAGACACATTAGCTAACAACGTTTGTACTTCTGAACTATTACTACGACTTACTGGCTTTAAAATGTTATATGCGGGTCTTGCTTGACCTTGTTCATAGTAAATCCTAGCACTCATCAAGCGCATTTCCTCTGCTTGCGGCTCTAAGGCAATACCTTGCGACAACAAGTTAATTGCATCTTGATAATATTTTTTTCCATACCACAAAGCGGCAAGTTGTTTACGCGCGGTTTCATGAGTTGGCATTACCATTAATATTTCTTCAAATAACGACTCAGCTTTAGCAATATCATTGCGTTCCATTGCTTTTTCAGCTTGAGAAATTTTATTGGCTGCTAACGCTTTTGGTGATAATTGTGTACGTGAAATGGTTAAGCTAGATTTAACTTTAACTGGCATCGATACACTCAAGCTTTCAGGTTGAACAGCTTTTTTAATCGTTTCAAGCGGTGCTACAATAACAACCGTGTCATCTTTTTCTAGTATCTTGGCTTCTAAATAATTTGAGTTATTTGAGTTTTTTACATTTGCTACTTCGCTTGAGCTTTTAGTGACAAAGGTATTACTTTTGTCACTAATCTCAGTTGCTATGGTATCGGGTATCACTTGTATACTGTGATTTCTTTCAACTACAGACTCAGTTGTTTTTGTCTGATTTGAAGGCTTAAGTACAGGCTCTTTATTAACGTTAGTGTCAACATTTGACTTAGCTATTGTCGTATTAGGCTGAACGGTAAATGCCTTTTTTTGTTGTGCCTGTAATTTTAATTGTGTGTTCTCACTGTAAAGTTGCCAGCCGAACATACCAATAATATTTATGATTACAATAACAGCAACAGTAATCAGTATAATTTTTGTTGTTGAATTTTTCACTGTTACCGGCACAGAAACGTTAGCATTATCTTGTTGTTCGCTTTGACGTTTGTCTAAGTCCTTTAACATTTGGTTTATTACACTCATACTAGCAACCCAAAAATATCCCATGAAAAGTACAAACCAACAAAAATTGCAACGAGCAACAGGCTAAATAAATAAACCTTTTTCGACGAGCTTAGTTGCAAACCTTCGGTATCTTGTATTGCAGAATTTAAATGCTTTTTGGTCAATACATAACTACCTTGACCATAGCCCAGCATTAACATTTTATGACAAATAATATTAACCAATCTAGGGATACCACCACTGATTTTAGCGACTTTATGGGCTAATGAATGGCTAAACAAATTAACGCCCTTATGACCAGCAACTTGTAATCTATGTTGAATATAATAATCAACTTCACGAGCGTTCATTGCACGTAGTTTATAAGAAAATGTGATGCGTTGTTTTAACTGCCTAAACGCTTTTTCGGCTAATCTTTCATCTAATTCTGGTTGAGCAAATAAAACCACTTGTAATAATTTTCGAGTTTCAGTTTCAAGATTAGTAAACAACCTTAATGCTTCAAGGCTTTCAGAAGGTAAAGCTTGTGCTTCATCAAGAATTAGCACAACAGAATGACCTCTAATATGTAATTCCAATAATCTTTGCTGAATACGTTGAGTTAGCAGTTGTAGCGACATGCTTTGGGCTTGTTTTACACCTAACTCAACCGCTACCGCACGTCGTAATTCATCAGGTTTCAAATACGGATTTGGAATATAAGCAGTGACAAAGTGCTCTGGAATTTCATTCAGTAACTTTCGACACAACAAGGTTTTACCCGTGCCGACTTCACCGACAACCTTGATAAAACCTTCACCTGTTTTTAACGCTGTAAGTAGTACCGCAAGAGCCTCATTGTGAGACTCTAACCCCAAGTAAAAACTGGTATTTGGGGTCAGGGTAAATGGGAGTTCCCTTAAACCAAAATGGTACAAATACATAA
The Colwellia sp. Arc7-D genome window above contains:
- a CDS encoding type II secretion system protein, which translates into the protein MKKLTSNNFSAQKGFTLIELVVVIVILGILAATAAPKFIDLTGDARRSVMEGVQGSINSAVNLAHAKALVSNQTGATGSITIGSLSYAMVHGYPAALANSTDGLGVGSLLELDTDSDIEFTDAAPSVFTHKGTATGDVCTISYANAAGSETPPVITATLTDC
- a CDS encoding prepilin-type N-terminal cleavage/methylation domain-containing protein, which codes for MNKQSGFTLIELVIVVVILGFLAVTAIPKFLDLTDQAKQANIEGMAGGFATAVSLARAQWEAEGRPKDSNSQNSVDYDGSILVLTTEATGVRPGYVVSSVAGGGTGATLGGDFTSANCIDIWQNIFQQPPRITNAIATLNSDSSIDYLSAKSGTGATTLCHFYLKETLNKTGNNFTDPGTATTTGNSFTYQPADSSVVVYINNN
- a CDS encoding type II secretion system F family protein — its product is MPAFNYIGRDASGTQVKGTIEAADSTMVAEQLSRKRIIPISIESASKATDAVASQNIDLNALLGFNQVTLDDLIVFCRQMYALVKSGVPILRAIKGMAESSTSVKLKSALTDISSQLEGGFPLSTTLHKHPKIFTPLFVSLVHVGENTGNLDDAFLKLAGYFEREQETRKRIKTALRYPSFVLIALVAALVILNIFVIPTFANMFSKLGADLPWATKMLIGSSNFFLDYWPHMLIASVVGYFSLRNYLRTPSGMYLWDKRKLKLPVVGGVIERSILSRFAHSFAIILRAGVPMTSGLSLVADAVDNTYMREKIMAMRGSIESGESLLRSAVTSTLFTPLVLQMIAVGEETGRVDELLAEVGDYYEREVDYELSTLTARIEPIMIAIVAAMVLVLALGIFSPMWNMMSAFQGK
- a CDS encoding GspE/PulE family protein, which produces MAAPKLKMRLGDLLVHEHIISNEQLMQALNSQKTSGRKLGDTLIELGHISERQLLEFFAQQLDVPFLDISQRRISSEVALLLPEVHARRLRAIIIEDQGDSVLIGMSDPADLSALDQLEQMLAPKRLKLAVVMESQLFNAFDGLYRRTADIESFASQLEEEYDQSSDFDLSNNFLEEGGDATVGKLLQSVFEDAVQMRASDVHIEPDEKALRIRQRIDGVLQENILKENKIASAMVLRLKLMAGLDISEKRLPQDGRFNLKINGHNIDVRMSTMPVQYGESVVMRLLDQSAGLLSLDETGMPEHFVKRIRHQISRPHGMVLVTGPTGSGKTTTLYAALSELNKSTKKIITVEDPVEYRLPRVNQVQINSKINLTFSSVLRTALRQDPDILMVGEMRDKETVEIGLRGALTGHLVLSTLHTNDAITSALRLLDMGAAGFLVGSSLRAIIAQRLVRKVCDSCRQVYQPDDQELMWLSNLVDEDVKAIEFSHGRGCQTCQYSGYKGRIGVFELLEMNEPMMAALKRDDTEAFTQAAKQHPEFRPLALAAFDYAKLGVTSVEEVLRLVETIDVTG
- a CDS encoding tetratricopeptide repeat protein, producing the protein MSVINQMLKDLDKRQSEQQDNANVSVPVTVKNSTTKIILITVAVIVIINIIGMFGWQLYSENTQLKLQAQQKKAFTVQPNTTIAKSNVDTNVNKEPVLKPSNQTKTTESVVERNHSIQVIPDTIATEISDKSNTFVTKSSSEVANVKNSNNSNYLEAKILEKDDTVVIVAPLETIKKAVQPESLSVSMPVKVKSSLTISRTQLSPKALAANKISQAEKAMERNDIAKAESLFEEILMVMPTHETARKQLAALWYGKKYYQDAINLLSQGIALEPQAEEMRLMSARIYYEQGQARPAYNILKPVSRSNSSEVQTLLANVSAELNEHEDAIFAYRQLISLQPDVGRWWLGVAVSLDSLGKFVPARDAYKQSIARNNLSTSAMQFAQQRLIELGE
- a CDS encoding AAA family ATPase; this translates as MYLYHFGLRELPFTLTPNTSFYLGLESHNEALAVLLTALKTGEGFIKVVGEVGTGKTLLCRKLLNEIPEHFVTAYIPNPYLKPDELRRAVAVELGVKQAQSMSLQLLTQRIQQRLLELHIRGHSVVLILDEAQALPSESLEALRLFTNLETETRKLLQVVLFAQPELDERLAEKAFRQLKQRITFSYKLRAMNAREVDYYIQHRLQVAGHKGVNLFSHSLAHKVAKISGGIPRLVNIICHKMLMLGYGQGSYVLTKKHLNSAIQDTEGLQLSSSKKVYLFSLLLVAIFVGLYFSWDIFGLLV